A genomic window from Flavobacterium hankyongi includes:
- the rmuC gene encoding DNA recombination protein RmuC, which produces MSESIIILATFIIALAIGIFIGKALFSANSKSKKASLEEKVNGLLSQIEQLKQQFQTERIQWENQLRQSITEKESIRTEKEALAIQLSKKEVDFDNLLDRNKEQKQEVEQLQEKFTKEFENLANKILDEKTTKFTEQNKENLKTILSPLQDKIQLFEKKVEDTHKESIDYHAALRQQILGLKEMNAQMSKETINLTKALKGDSKMQGNWGELVLERVLEKSGLEKGREYEVQQSFVTEEGNRVQPDVVINLPDGKKMIVDSKVTLTAYERYTNEEDEDLRTQYLKEHVIALKRHVEQLSDKNYQDLYKIESPDFVLLFVPIEPAFALALNEDTTLYNKAFEKNIVIVTPSTLLATLRTIDSMWTNQKQQENAYEIARQAGALYDKFEGFVSDLIKIGKKIDESKVEYSGAMNKLVEGKGNLITSVEKLKKMGAKAKKSLPESIINRAENETNTLSQ; this is translated from the coding sequence ATGTCAGAAAGCATAATCATACTAGCCACATTTATTATTGCATTAGCTATTGGAATTTTTATTGGAAAAGCACTTTTTTCAGCTAATTCAAAATCAAAAAAAGCTTCTTTGGAAGAAAAAGTTAATGGATTACTTAGTCAAATAGAACAACTCAAACAGCAATTCCAAACAGAAAGAATTCAGTGGGAAAATCAGTTACGTCAAAGTATTACCGAAAAAGAAAGCATCCGTACCGAGAAAGAGGCGCTAGCCATTCAGTTATCAAAAAAAGAAGTTGATTTTGATAATCTCTTAGATCGTAACAAGGAGCAAAAACAAGAGGTAGAACAACTTCAGGAAAAATTCACCAAAGAATTTGAAAATTTAGCCAATAAAATATTGGATGAAAAAACCACAAAATTCACTGAGCAAAATAAAGAGAACCTAAAAACCATACTTTCTCCACTGCAGGATAAGATTCAGCTTTTTGAGAAAAAAGTTGAAGACACACACAAAGAAAGTATCGATTATCATGCAGCATTGCGTCAGCAAATTTTAGGACTGAAAGAAATGAATGCTCAGATGAGTAAAGAAACCATTAATTTAACAAAAGCCTTAAAAGGTGACAGTAAAATGCAAGGAAATTGGGGCGAATTAGTTTTGGAACGCGTTCTGGAAAAATCAGGTTTGGAAAAAGGGCGTGAGTACGAAGTACAACAAAGTTTTGTTACAGAAGAAGGCAATCGTGTTCAACCCGACGTAGTAATTAACCTTCCTGATGGAAAGAAAATGATTGTCGATTCTAAAGTTACTTTAACAGCTTATGAACGTTACACTAATGAAGAAGATGAAGATTTAAGAACACAATATCTAAAAGAACATGTGATTGCTTTAAAACGTCATGTAGAACAATTGAGTGACAAAAATTATCAAGATTTATATAAAATCGAAAGCCCTGATTTCGTTCTTCTTTTCGTTCCTATCGAACCAGCATTTGCCTTAGCGCTTAATGAAGATACAACATTATACAACAAAGCTTTCGAGAAAAACATTGTAATTGTGACTCCTTCCACTCTATTGGCGACGCTTAGAACTATCGACAGCATGTGGACCAACCAGAAGCAACAGGAAAACGCTTACGAAATTGCAAGACAAGCAGGCGCTTTGTATGATAAGTTTGAAGGTTTCGTTTCTGATTTGATTAAAATTGGGAAAAAAATAGACGAATCGAAAGTAGAATATAGTGGCGCCATGAATAAATTGGTAGAAGGAAAAGGAAACCTCATTACCAGTGTTGAAAAACTAAAGAAAATGGGAGCCAAAGCTAAAAAATCACTCCCAGAAAGCATTATAAACAGAGCTGAAAACGAAACTAACACTTTATCTCAATAA
- a CDS encoding glycosyltransferase family 39 protein, with protein sequence MKLNIQVKYLLLVFFVLFKFWLQYHLIIPDYTLHRDEFLHLDQGQHLDWGYVSVPPLTAWISYVVYLLGNTVFWVKFFPALFGALTILVVWKTIESIKGNLFALILGAVSVLFSVILRMNILYQPNSLDILLWTLFYYTIIQYIKTENSKWLYFAGIVFAFGFLNKYNIIFLILGLLPAIILTPQRKVFANKHLYFALILAVLIVLPNLVWQFQHDFPVIGHMKELKETQLENVEIGDFIKEQILFFFGAFFVLLIGFVSFWKYKPFKEYKVFFWAFVLTMVIFIFFKAKAYYTIGLYPVLLAFGAVYTEDLLQGKWLRYLRPVTIIIPILLFVPMYNLAFPNVEPAYIKEHPKKYKELGMLEWEDGEEHDLPQDFADMLGWDELAQKTDKALTTIDNTKYTLVLCDNYGQAGAINFYSKNKSVKAVSFNADYINWFPLENKIETIIWVKEVENKKEAIEIGVKKFKNVIVFDSIENTLAREYGTTIFILKNPKTDINASLKKWISESKE encoded by the coding sequence ATGAAATTGAATATTCAGGTTAAATACCTTTTACTGGTTTTTTTTGTTCTTTTTAAGTTTTGGTTACAATATCATTTAATCATTCCTGACTATACTTTACACCGTGATGAATTTCTTCATTTGGATCAGGGGCAGCATTTAGATTGGGGATATGTTTCTGTACCGCCGCTAACTGCATGGATATCGTATGTTGTTTATTTATTAGGTAATACTGTTTTTTGGGTAAAATTTTTCCCAGCTTTATTTGGTGCTTTGACCATTCTAGTGGTTTGGAAAACTATAGAATCAATCAAAGGAAACTTATTTGCTTTAATTCTAGGGGCTGTTTCGGTTTTGTTTTCGGTTATTCTTCGAATGAATATTTTGTATCAGCCTAACAGTTTAGACATTTTACTTTGGACATTATTCTACTACACTATTATTCAATATATCAAAACTGAAAATAGCAAATGGCTTTATTTTGCAGGCATTGTTTTTGCATTTGGATTCTTAAATAAATACAATATTATATTTTTGATTTTAGGCTTATTGCCTGCGATTATCCTTACGCCTCAGCGAAAAGTATTTGCCAACAAACATTTGTACTTTGCCTTAATTCTTGCGGTGTTGATTGTATTGCCAAATTTAGTTTGGCAGTTTCAACACGATTTTCCGGTAATTGGACACATGAAAGAGCTTAAAGAAACTCAATTGGAGAATGTAGAGATTGGTGATTTTATCAAAGAGCAAATTCTTTTCTTTTTCGGAGCCTTTTTTGTGTTGTTAATTGGGTTTGTTAGTTTTTGGAAGTACAAGCCATTTAAAGAATATAAAGTTTTCTTTTGGGCTTTTGTGTTGACTATGGTAATCTTTATTTTCTTTAAAGCGAAAGCCTATTATACCATTGGTTTATATCCTGTTTTACTTGCTTTTGGTGCTGTGTATACTGAAGACCTTTTACAAGGGAAATGGCTTAGATATCTTCGTCCTGTAACTATAATAATTCCTATTTTGTTATTTGTACCAATGTATAATTTGGCCTTTCCAAACGTTGAGCCAGCGTACATCAAAGAACATCCTAAAAAGTATAAAGAATTAGGAATGTTGGAATGGGAAGATGGAGAAGAACACGATTTACCACAGGATTTTGCTGATATGTTGGGTTGGGATGAGTTAGCTCAAAAAACAGACAAAGCTTTGACCACCATAGATAATACTAAATACACATTGGTTTTATGTGATAATTATGGTCAAGCGGGAGCAATCAATTTTTATTCAAAAAATAAATCAGTCAAAGCTGTTTCTTTTAATGCTGATTATATTAATTGGTTTCCTTTAGAGAATAAAATTGAAACAATAATTTGGGTAAAAGAAGTAGAAAACAAAAAAGAAGCAATAGAAATTGGGGTTAAAAAATTTAAAAATGTTATTGTTTTTGATTCTATTGAGAATACATTAGCTCGAGAGTATGGTACAACAATTTTTATATTAAAAAATCCTAAAACTGATATCAACGCATCATTGAAAAAATGGATATCCGAAAGTAAAGAATAG
- a CDS encoding DUF4476 domain-containing protein: MIRKITLLAFLFISCFSFAQFGHLSIFSEDGDKFTLILNGEQINDIPQSNLRVEDLNQPYYNAKIKFEDKTLVDLSKNNLMITDVDGVFSDVTYKIKRDKNNKTKAKLNYFSSIPVQPDFIPAPNVYVVHYGQPRGVAVNGGVSQTTTTTTTTQTDGVSMGVGMNVGGVNMGVTINDSMGGGTVTQTTTTTTSSSSHVSDIRPYEGDRPLRGCRGRLGMSGTNFNAALTTIKKQSFEETRLKTAKQVINDNCLNVDQIIQIANTFSFEDNKLEFAKYAYDFCTEPKNYFKLNGIFSFSSNVDELSDYIQSRQ, translated from the coding sequence ATGATTAGAAAAATTACTTTATTAGCCTTTTTGTTTATTTCTTGTTTTTCTTTTGCTCAGTTTGGTCATTTGTCAATTTTTTCTGAGGATGGAGATAAGTTTACCCTTATTTTAAATGGAGAACAGATTAATGACATACCACAATCAAATCTAAGAGTTGAAGATTTAAATCAGCCTTATTATAACGCTAAAATTAAATTTGAAGATAAAACTTTAGTTGATTTATCTAAAAATAATTTAATGATAACTGATGTTGACGGAGTTTTTTCTGATGTAACTTATAAAATTAAAAGAGATAAAAATAACAAGACAAAAGCTAAACTCAATTATTTTTCGTCTATCCCAGTACAACCTGATTTTATTCCTGCTCCAAATGTATATGTAGTTCATTATGGTCAGCCTAGAGGTGTTGCAGTAAATGGTGGCGTTTCTCAAACAACCACTACCACAACTACCACTCAAACAGATGGTGTATCGATGGGTGTTGGTATGAATGTTGGCGGTGTTAATATGGGAGTGACAATCAATGATTCTATGGGTGGTGGAACTGTAACTCAAACGACAACAACTACAACATCTTCTTCCAGCCATGTTTCAGATATAAGACCTTATGAAGGAGATCGCCCGTTAAGAGGTTGTAGAGGAAGATTGGGGATGTCGGGAACAAATTTTAATGCTGCTTTAACTACAATAAAAAAACAAAGTTTTGAGGAAACTCGTTTAAAAACAGCAAAGCAAGTTATTAATGACAATTGTTTGAATGTAGATCAAATTATTCAAATTGCAAATACTTTCAGTTTTGAAGATAATAAATTAGAGTTTGCTAAATATGCTTATGATTTTTGTACAGAGCCTAAGAATTATTTTAAATTAAATGGTATTTTTTCTTTCAGTAGTAATGTAGATGAACTATCAGATTACATACAAAGTCGACAATAA
- a CDS encoding pseudouridine synthase — protein sequence MKHRHFILHKPHGYLSQFIYEKKRPKKKLGELFDFPEGTMAIGRLDEDSEGLLLLTTDGIMSEIVRSKTIEKEYYAQVDGLITSEAIEKLKSGVEIGFKGIRYTTKPCESHKIDSLPEFIGEGRRIRDERHGPTSWVSITLTEGKFRQVRKMTAAVGFPTLRLVRVRVGTINLYNLKAGEVLEVLDFFEQMN from the coding sequence ATGAAACATCGTCATTTTATTTTACATAAACCTCACGGATATTTAAGTCAATTTATCTACGAAAAGAAACGTCCCAAAAAAAAGTTAGGCGAATTGTTTGATTTTCCCGAAGGAACAATGGCAATAGGTCGTTTGGATGAAGATTCAGAAGGATTATTGTTATTAACGACAGATGGAATTATGAGTGAGATTGTGAGAAGCAAAACCATTGAGAAAGAATATTATGCACAGGTTGATGGTCTCATCACTTCCGAAGCTATTGAGAAGCTAAAAAGTGGTGTTGAAATAGGTTTCAAAGGGATACGATATACCACTAAACCTTGCGAATCTCATAAAATTGACTCTTTACCTGAATTTATTGGTGAAGGCAGAAGAATTCGTGACGAACGTCATGGTCCAACAAGCTGGGTTTCTATTACACTAACTGAAGGAAAATTTCGTCAGGTTCGTAAAATGACTGCAGCTGTCGGATTTCCTACGTTGCGATTGGTGCGTGTTCGTGTGGGAACTATAAATTTATATAATCTGAAAGCAGGTGAAGTACTTGAAGTTTTAGATTTTTTTGAACAAATGAATTAA
- a CDS encoding tRNA (cytidine(34)-2'-O)-methyltransferase, with protein sequence MLNIVLVEPEIPNNTGNIGRLCVGTGNRLHLIKPYGFEITDKNLKRSGLDYWVHLDWKEYNNIEEWIAQISDKSRVFLFSSKADRSYYEANFKEGDWLVFGKESVGLSEEVLVQFENHLTIPMTDKIRSYNIANSVAFVVGEARRQLLFK encoded by the coding sequence ATGTTGAATATAGTTTTAGTCGAACCTGAAATACCTAATAACACTGGTAATATTGGCCGTTTGTGTGTGGGAACTGGTAATCGTTTACATTTAATTAAGCCTTATGGTTTTGAGATTACAGATAAAAATTTAAAACGCTCCGGACTCGATTATTGGGTACATTTGGATTGGAAAGAATACAATAATATAGAAGAATGGATTGCTCAGATTTCTGATAAATCCAGAGTTTTTTTATTTAGTTCTAAAGCCGATCGATCGTATTATGAAGCCAATTTCAAAGAAGGAGATTGGTTGGTTTTTGGAAAAGAAAGTGTAGGCTTAAGTGAAGAAGTTTTGGTACAATTTGAAAATCACTTAACCATTCCTATGACTGATAAAATAAGAAGTTATAATATAGCTAATTCAGTAGCTTTTGTAGTGGGAGAGGCAAGAAGACAATTATTGTTTAAGTAA